From the Lathyrus oleraceus cultivar Zhongwan6 chromosome 4, CAAS_Psat_ZW6_1.0, whole genome shotgun sequence genome, one window contains:
- the LOC127074110 gene encoding 40S ribosomal protein S13, translated as MGRMHSRGKGISSSALPYKRTAPSWLKTTTQDVEETICKFAKKGLTPSQIGVILRDSHGIAQVRSITGSKILRILKAHGLAPEIPEDLYHLIKKAVSIRKHLERNRKDKDSKFRLILVESRIHRLARYYKKTKKLPPVWKYESTTASTLVA; from the exons ATGGGGCGTATGCACAGTCGAGG TAAGGGTATTTCATCTTCTGCTTTGCCATACAAGAGGACAGCACCAAGCTGGCTAAAGACCACCACACAAGAT GTGGAAGAAACTATTTGCAAGTTTGCAAAGAAGGGTTTGACTCCATCTCAGATTGGTGTCATTCTTCGTGACTCTCATGGAATTGCTCAGGTTAGGAGTATCACTGGCAGCAAAATCCTTCGTATCCTCAAAGCTCACG GGCTCGCACCTGAAATTCCAGAGGATTTGTACCATTTGATCAAGAAGGCAGTTTCAATTAGGAAGCATCTGGAGAGGAACAGGAAGGATAAGGACTCTAAGTTCAGGTTGATTCTTGTGGAGAGCAGAATCCATCGGCTTGCTCGCTATTACAAGAAGACCAAGAAGCTCCCGCCGGTCTGGAAGTA CGAATCAACAACTGCTAGCACTCTGGTTGCTTAG